One genomic segment of Bifidobacterium breve DSM 20213 = JCM 1192 includes these proteins:
- a CDS encoding magnesium transporter, translating to MSPILDGMGYESLSTVVVLVIVIIAIAVWLPARTANGMKRAAEHRQDRYSPSLRIVEAEDGRRFGDIEPYQAKGAAMPASTQSARLTTEHIAHIRELRRESIRRRQILVASLLAVAIVVFALAFIVHYSPLFALIPLALTAAVLAMGANAARQARQWERRVSRYEQKKTSATPTRQGQIDSPAKNHAAESAAPAVQTSRADDAATEVMEQRQIRRVLHDAEVEQAKAKALREAQAKADREAAAPQAADHSEAETPSLTVRDERDAHDSVADDATSELASVQPARALDVFDMATSQDLISFSLGADHAEDNAPESLEIKSTRQVSKATPAEPEMVNKLIDEAKAVKASDDASAAKAQADHSAAQPESFHEHEERAEVQAPVATSESLSVGLDSILARRGN from the coding sequence ATGTCTCCTATTCTTGACGGTATGGGTTACGAGTCACTGAGCACGGTTGTCGTCTTGGTGATTGTGATAATTGCCATCGCTGTATGGTTGCCCGCGCGTACGGCTAACGGCATGAAGCGCGCGGCTGAGCATCGGCAAGATCGTTATTCGCCGTCCCTGCGTATTGTGGAAGCGGAAGACGGTAGACGATTCGGCGATATCGAGCCGTATCAGGCGAAAGGGGCAGCAATGCCAGCATCGACACAGTCAGCCCGGCTGACGACCGAGCATATCGCGCATATACGCGAATTGCGCCGTGAATCCATCCGTCGTCGCCAGATTCTGGTGGCCAGCCTTCTCGCCGTGGCCATAGTGGTATTTGCGTTGGCGTTCATCGTGCATTACAGCCCGTTGTTCGCTTTGATTCCTTTGGCCCTGACCGCAGCGGTGCTGGCAATGGGTGCGAATGCCGCACGTCAGGCCCGTCAGTGGGAACGCAGGGTGTCCCGCTATGAGCAGAAGAAGACGTCTGCAACTCCTACTCGGCAGGGGCAGATTGATTCTCCGGCTAAGAACCATGCTGCCGAGTCCGCCGCTCCGGCCGTTCAGACGAGTCGTGCAGATGATGCTGCCACCGAAGTGATGGAACAGCGTCAGATTCGCCGCGTGCTGCATGACGCTGAAGTCGAGCAGGCCAAGGCCAAGGCGTTGCGTGAAGCACAAGCCAAGGCCGATCGGGAGGCTGCTGCGCCGCAGGCTGCCGACCATTCCGAAGCGGAGACACCTTCCCTGACGGTACGCGATGAGCGCGATGCGCATGACTCCGTTGCGGACGATGCCACGTCGGAGCTCGCTTCCGTTCAGCCGGCCCGTGCGCTGGATGTGTTCGATATGGCCACCTCCCAGGATCTCATCTCCTTCTCTCTGGGGGCGGACCATGCTGAAGATAACGCTCCGGAAAGCTTGGAAATCAAGTCGACGCGTCAGGTGTCCAAAGCCACTCCCGCCGAGCCTGAGATGGTGAACAAGCTGATTGATGAGGCCAAGGCCGTCAAGGCTTCCGACGACGCCTCGGCAGCCAAGGCTCAAGCGGATCACAGTGCTGCGCAGCCGGAATCCTTCCATGAGCATGAGGAGCGTGCTGAGGTGCAGGCCCCGGTCGCCACGTCTGAATCGTTGAGCGTGGGGCTCGATTCCATTCTTGCCCGCCGCGGCAACTAA
- the groES gene encoding co-chaperone GroES, translating into MSIKLTPLEDKIIVKQAEAETQTASGLYIPDNAKEKPQQGEVLAVGPGRRDDKGERIPVDVKVGDKVLYSKYGGTEVHYEGEDYLIVSSRDILAILG; encoded by the coding sequence GTGTCGATTAAGCTCACACCGTTGGAAGACAAGATCATCGTCAAGCAGGCCGAGGCCGAGACTCAGACCGCATCCGGTCTGTACATTCCGGACAACGCCAAGGAGAAGCCGCAGCAGGGTGAAGTCCTGGCTGTTGGCCCGGGCCGTCGTGACGACAAGGGCGAGCGCATCCCGGTGGATGTCAAGGTCGGCGACAAGGTGCTGTACTCCAAGTACGGCGGCACCGAAGTTCACTACGAGGGTGAGGACTACCTCATCGTCTCCTCCCGCGACATTCTTGCCATTCTCGGCTGA